Proteins found in one Bacteroidota bacterium genomic segment:
- a CDS encoding prenyltransferase/squalene oxidase repeat-containing protein, translating to MMDDQSASTDTKTIPPDHILPQGLTDISLEADASLQRMISWLTAAPVRNLTAGRKDYGSFSHGVHDKTGHSPGQYTEITGYGVSVFAHLFRWREDEKFLQGAIEAADFLLSIQLDSGAYPHCPDPLQSCANGEQYTFDTSMCTMGIMDLYHVHKEQKYLDSAIRAGDWLLSMQREDGGFLAKATAQAGNLNTGNFFGDGSCIHVKNAMALLKLAEYAKAPRFAEGARKVCDYVLGLQREDGMFWSMPSKNFVFTHAHCYACEGFISAGAYLGEERYTEAALRGVAWLQQVQNEDGSVYQVYEDSRKLKRRARQSVHAFKAADATSQSARLFALAGSGYTPNYKKAIAFVKEEMQSESGGLHYIKGRFRTDYMMYTWPTMFAIQAIEFAHRPISARDLF from the coding sequence ATGATGGATGATCAGAGCGCTTCGACAGATACAAAAACAATTCCCCCAGATCACATTTTACCCCAAGGATTAACCGATATCAGCCTGGAAGCAGACGCTTCATTGCAGCGCATGATATCCTGGCTCACAGCGGCACCTGTTCGGAATTTAACTGCCGGCAGAAAAGATTATGGCTCCTTCAGCCACGGTGTGCACGATAAAACGGGCCACAGCCCCGGCCAATACACTGAAATAACAGGCTATGGCGTGAGCGTTTTTGCGCACTTGTTTCGCTGGCGTGAAGACGAGAAATTCCTGCAAGGCGCTATCGAAGCAGCAGATTTTCTGCTTTCGATTCAACTTGATTCAGGGGCCTATCCGCACTGTCCTGACCCGTTACAGTCTTGTGCAAACGGAGAGCAGTATACGTTTGACACGTCTATGTGTACGATGGGCATCATGGATCTGTACCATGTGCACAAAGAGCAGAAATACCTGGATAGCGCAATTCGTGCCGGGGACTGGCTGCTTTCCATGCAGCGGGAAGATGGTGGATTTCTCGCCAAAGCCACAGCGCAGGCAGGCAACCTCAATACTGGCAATTTCTTTGGGGATGGGAGCTGTATCCATGTCAAAAATGCCATGGCGTTGCTGAAACTGGCAGAATATGCGAAAGCGCCACGGTTTGCTGAAGGCGCGCGCAAAGTATGCGACTACGTACTTGGATTGCAGCGCGAAGATGGGATGTTTTGGTCGATGCCGAGCAAAAATTTCGTTTTTACCCACGCACATTGTTATGCCTGTGAAGGATTTATTTCAGCGGGTGCTTACCTGGGCGAGGAACGATACACGGAAGCAGCCCTTCGGGGCGTGGCCTGGTTACAGCAGGTACAGAACGAAGACGGATCCGTTTACCAGGTCTACGAAGACAGCCGAAAGCTAAAAAGACGCGCCCGTCAATCGGTACATGCGTTCAAAGCGGCTGACGCAACATCACAGTCCGCACGCCTCTTTGCCCTCGCCGGCAGCGGATACACACCGAACTACAAAAAAGCCATTGCTTTCGTAAAAGAAGAGATGCAAAGCGAAAGCGGTGGCCTGCATTATATAAAAGGTAGATTTCGGACCGATTACATGATGTATACGTGGCCAACAATGTTTGCCATTCAAGCGATAGAATTTGCACATCGACCAATTTCAGCCAGAGACCTATTCTAG